The Pyrus communis chromosome 2, drPyrComm1.1, whole genome shotgun sequence genome includes a window with the following:
- the LOC137725993 gene encoding berberine bridge enzyme-like 8: METRAISAVLPLGFFLLLQVSMAASDPNPTQDTFLQCLSNFSQDSSPPISAVTYFPTNPSYTSILNSYIRNLRFTDPQTSKPLFIVAPTNFSHIQASIFCSKIHALQVRIRSGGHDYDGLSYVSELPFIIIDMFSLRSISIDIEDESAWVESGATLGEVYYRVAEQSKIHGFPAGVCPTVGVGGHLSGGGYGNMMRKYGLSVDNIIDALIVDVNGRILDRQSMGEDLFWAIRGGGGASFGVIVSWKIKLVSVPEIVTVFRVERTLEQGATDIVHRWQYVAHRIHEDLFIRVVVMPVNKKGHQTVKAKFVALFLGNAERLHALMDESLPQLGLKDEDYSEMSWIESVLYWSNYAIGTPTDVLLERQEKSKKFLKKKSDYVQEPMSKAGLEGLWNKMMELKKPVLTFNPYGGKMSEISELETPFPHRAGNVYKIQYSVNWKEEGVEAADRNIDLIRRLYEFMTPYVSKSPRCSYLNYRDVDLGTNGNGNASYSEARVWGRKYFNGNFDRLVQVKTAVDPGNFFSYEQSIPSLTAWEGKMAE, translated from the coding sequence ATGGAAACTCGAGCCATTTCGGCAGTTTTACCCCTTGggttcttccttcttctccaGGTTTCAATGGCAGCTTCAGATCCAAATCCAACCCAAGACACCTTCCTCCAATGCCTTTCCAATTTTTCCCAAGATTCCTCCCCACCAATCTCTGCAGTCACGTATTTCCCCACCAACCCTTCATACACATCCATCTTAAATTCATACATCAGAAACCTTCGCTTCACAGACCCCCAAACCTCAAAACCCTTATTCATAGTCGCCCCGACAAACTTTTCCCACATCCAAGCTTCaatcttttgctccaaaatccATGCCCTGCAAGTGAGAATCCGCAGTGGGGGTCACGACTATGATGGGCTCTCTTATGTGTCTGAACTTCCGTTCATCATCATCGACATGTTCAGTCTTCGATCTATAAGTATCGACATAGAAGATGAGAGTGCTTGGGTTGAGTCTGGTGCGACACTCGGTGAAGTTTATTACAGAGTTGCAGAACAGAGCAAGATCCATGGCTTCCCAGCTGGTGTTTGCCCGACTGTTGGGGTTGGAGGGCACTTGAGCGGAGGCGGATATGGTAATATGATGAGAAAGTATGGCCTTTCTGTTGATAATATAATTGATGCTTTAATTGTTGATGTTAATGGAAGAATCTTAGATAGACAGTCAATGGGAGAAGACCTTTTTTGGGCTATTAGAGGTGGAGGCGGAGCTAGCTTTGGTGTGATTGTTTCTTGGAAAATCAAATTGGTTTCCGTCCCGGAAATTGTCACTGTTTTTAGAGTCGAGAGGACTTTAGAACAAGGCGCCACCGACATTGTTCATCGGTGGCAATATGTTGCTCATAGAATTCATGAAGACCTTTTCATTAGGGTGGTTGTGATGCCAGTGAATAAGAAGGGACATCAGACAGTGAAAGCCAAATTTGTGGCATTGTTTCTAGGAAATGCAGAAAGGCTTCATGCTTTGATGGATGAGAGCTTACCCCAATTGGGTTTGAAGGATGAGGATTATTCCGAAATGAGCTGGATCGAATCGGTTTTGTATTGGTCTAATTACGCAATTGGAACTCCCACTGATGTGTTGCTTGAAAgacaagaaaaatcaaaaaaGTTTCTGAAGAAGAAATCTGATTATGTCCAAGAGCCAATGTCAAAGGCAGGTCTTGAAGGACTTTGGAACAAAATGATGGAACTGAAAAAGCCAGTGCTAACATTCAATCCCTATGGAGGAAAAATGAGCGAAATTTCGGAGCTCGAAACCCCGTTTCCACATAGAGCAGGAAATGTGTACAAAATCCAGTACTCGGTGAATTGGAAAGAAGAGGGTGTGGAGGCTGCAGACAGAAATATTGATCTGATAAGAAGGCTTTATGAGTTTATGACTCCTTATGTCTCAAAGTCACCAAGGTGTTCATATCTGAATTATAGAGATGTTGACTTGGGTACAAATGGAAATGGCAATGCAAGCTACTCAGAAGCTAGGGTTTGGGGGAGAAAATACTTCAATGGGAATTTTGACAGATTGGTACAAGTGAAGACTGCAGTAGATCCAGGAAACTTTTTTAGTTATGAACAAAGTATTCCATCTCTTACAGCTTGGGAGGGTAAAATGGCCGAGTAA
- the LOC137721556 gene encoding berberine bridge enzyme-like 14 has product MKALEYVILLCAAFPIFSLISVSSINSSSVEYNFLQCLSNHSHSSNPISEALFTPKSASFSSILQSYVRNLRFMDPIIPKPMVIIAAKHESHVQATVICAKTLGLEIRIRSGGHDYEGVSYVSRDAKDFILLDMFTLRSINVDLADESAWVQSGAILGEIFYAIFKKSKYHAFPAGVCPTIGAGGHFTGGGYGNMMRKYGLSSDNIVDAKIVNVNGTILDRKSMREDLFWAIRGGGGSSFGVILAWKIKLVRVPAMVTVFDVKKTLAEGATDILVKWQQVADKLDNDLFIRAVHKPVNRTIEVSFVSLFLGNSDRLLKLMSQSLPQLGLQKKDCIEMSWIQSVLFWADYRNGTTPPDVLLNRFPSSGKVFLKRKSDYVKEPISKTDLEALWKVMIEIGEVMMLWNPYGGKMSEIPETATPFPHRAGNLFKIQYSVNWKEEGVEATKKYLRLMKKLFEAMTPHVSKNPREAFYNYRDLDVGTNLKGAYTEANVYGTKYFKGNFKRLVRIKTAVDPDNFFRNEQSIPTNKSMEL; this is encoded by the coding sequence ATGAAGGCCTTAGAATATGTAATACTATTATGTGCAGCATTTCCAATCTTTAGTTTGATTTCAGTGTCATCTATCAATTCATCCTCAGTTGAATACAATTTTCTCCAATGCCTTTCAAATCATTCTCATTCCTCAAATCCAATCTCTGAGGCACTTTTCACCCCCAAAAGTGCCTCTTTTTCTTCTATTCTGCAGTCATATGTGAGAAATCTCAGATTTATGGATCCCATAATCCCGAAGCCTATGGTGATTATTGCAGCCAAGCACGAATCCCATGTTCAAGCCACAGTCATATGTGCCAAAACCCTTGGCTTGGAAATTAGAATTAGAAGTGGCGGACATGACTATGAAGGCGTCTCCTATGTATCCAGAGACGCAAAAGATTTCATCCTTCTTGACATGTTTACTCTTCGGTCCATCAACGTTGATTTGGCAGATGAAAGTGCATGGGTTCAATCTGGGGCTATActtggtgaaattttttatgcaaTTTTTAAGAAAAGCAAGTACCATGCCTTCCCTGCTGGGGTCTGTCCTACAATTGGTGCTGGTGGGCATTTCACAGGAGGTGGTTATGGTAACATGATGAGAAAATATGGGCTTTCCTCTGATAACATTGTTGATGCAAAAATAGTAAATGTAAATGGTACAATTCTTGATAGAAAATCAATGCGGGAAGATCTATTTTGGGCCATTAGAGGAGGTGGTGGATCAAGTTTTGGGGTCATTCTTGCTTGGAAAATCAAGCTGGTCCGGGTTCCTGCCATGGTAACGGTGTTTGATGTCAAAAAAACATTGGCAGAAGGTGCAACAGACATTCTTGTGAAATGGCAACAGGTTGCTGATAAGCTAGATAATGATCTCTTCATAAGAGCCGTTCATAAACCAGTCAATCGAACAATTGAggtttcttttgtttccttgtttttgggGAACTCCGATAGACTTTTGAAGCTGATGAGCCAAAGCCTTCCTCAATTGGGTTTGCAGAAAAAAGATTGCATAGAGATGAGTTGGATTCAATCAGTTTTGTTTTGGGCTGACTACAGAAATGGAACCACTCCTCCAGATGTTCTGCTCAACAGGTTCCCCAGCTCGGGAAAAGTGTTCTTGAAGCGCAAATCCGATTACGTGAAAGAACCAATTTCAAAGACGGATTTGGAAGCCTTGTGGAAGGTGATGATTGAGATTGGAGAAGTTATGATGCTGTGGAATCCTTATGGAGGAAAAATGAGTGAGATTCCTGAGACAGCTACTCCATTTCCTCATAGAGCAGGCAACCTATTCAAGATTCAGTACTCAGTTAACTGGAAGGAGGAAGGGGTTGAGGCCACCAAAAAGTACTTGCGTTTGATGAAAAAACTTTTTGAAGCAATGACTCCTCATGTGTCCAAGAATCCAAGGGAGGCTTTTTACAACTATCGTGACCTTGACGTTGGTACGAATTTAAAAGGTGCATACACTGAAGCAAATGTGTATGGAACTAAGTACTTCAAGGGTAATTTTAAAAGATTAGTGCGTATTAAGACAGCAGTGGATCCTGACAATTTTTTCAGAAATGAACAAAGTATTCCAACTAATAAATCCATGGAACTATGA